The following are encoded together in the Hyalangium minutum genome:
- a CDS encoding MATE family efflux transporter has translation MEVAATPQGDVQTEPHLGLFRLTWPIFLELLLFMLMGTSDTLMLSGVSDDAVSAVGVVNQYVFICILSTGIIGNGAAIVVAQYLGARKQQEAARISALALTLNLGLGITVSVGLLLLGDFLLGGMNLEGPVLAYAKTYLHLVGGFLFFQALINVFSGLLRTYGFTRQSMFVSLGMNVLHVAANYALIFGHFGLPALGVKGAALSTVLSRATALGVFAWMLYRVMPVRMVLRDYVTFSKEYIRKILKVGIPAAVEQLTYQGCQTTFLYFITTLGSVALASRQYAQSISQYVYLCSLAIGLGTGIIVGRRVGARRTEDAYLQALESLKWGLGITIAVDVFAILFRERLVGLFTDNGDIIQVTAQLIVLSLLLETGRSFNLVLVNALRAAGDAPFTVYMGVLSMACMSVPLGYFLVFNLNMGLPGVWLAVSADEWLRGITMWLRWKSRVWEQKSLVEPEAQPVAVALGG, from the coding sequence ATGGAAGTCGCAGCGACGCCGCAGGGAGATGTGCAGACCGAACCTCACCTGGGGTTGTTCCGGCTGACCTGGCCCATCTTCTTGGAGCTCCTCCTCTTCATGCTCATGGGGACGTCGGACACGCTCATGCTGAGCGGCGTGTCCGACGACGCCGTCTCCGCGGTGGGCGTGGTCAATCAGTACGTCTTCATCTGCATCCTGAGCACGGGCATCATTGGTAACGGGGCCGCCATCGTGGTCGCCCAGTACCTCGGGGCTCGCAAGCAGCAAGAGGCCGCCCGGATCTCGGCGCTGGCCCTCACGCTGAACCTCGGCCTCGGCATCACGGTCAGCGTGGGCCTGCTGTTGCTAGGGGACTTCCTCCTGGGCGGGATGAACCTGGAGGGGCCGGTGCTCGCGTATGCGAAGACGTACCTGCACCTGGTGGGCGGCTTCCTCTTCTTCCAGGCGCTGATCAACGTCTTCTCCGGCTTGCTGCGCACCTACGGCTTCACCCGGCAGTCGATGTTCGTCTCGCTGGGCATGAACGTGCTGCACGTGGCCGCCAACTACGCCCTCATCTTCGGCCACTTCGGTCTACCGGCGCTGGGGGTGAAGGGCGCGGCGCTCTCCACCGTGCTGAGCCGGGCCACCGCGCTTGGAGTCTTCGCCTGGATGCTCTACCGCGTCATGCCCGTGCGGATGGTGCTCCGGGACTACGTGACGTTCTCGAAGGAGTACATCCGGAAGATCCTCAAGGTGGGCATCCCCGCGGCGGTCGAGCAGCTCACCTATCAGGGCTGCCAGACGACGTTCCTGTACTTCATCACCACGCTGGGCTCCGTCGCCCTGGCGTCACGGCAGTACGCCCAGTCCATCTCTCAGTATGTCTATCTGTGCAGCCTGGCCATTGGGTTGGGGACGGGCATCATCGTCGGGCGGAGAGTGGGCGCTCGCCGCACCGAGGACGCGTACCTCCAGGCCTTGGAGAGCCTGAAGTGGGGCCTGGGCATCACCATCGCGGTGGATGTGTTCGCCATCCTCTTCCGAGAGCGGCTGGTCGGCCTGTTCACGGACAATGGCGACATCATCCAGGTGACCGCTCAGCTCATCGTCCTGAGCCTGCTGCTGGAAACGGGCCGGTCCTTCAACCTGGTCCTGGTCAACGCCTTGCGAGCGGCGGGAGACGCCCCCTTCACCGTCTACATGGGCGTGCTCTCGATGGCCTGCATGAGCGTGCCCCTGGGCTACTTCCTGGTGTTCAACCTGAACATGGGGCTGCCCGGGGTGTGGCTCGCCGTCTCGGCCGATGAGTGGCTGCGCGGCATCACCATGTGGCTGCGGTGGAAGAGCCGGGTCTGGGAGCAGAAATCGCTCGTGGAGCCGGAGGCGCAGCCGGTGGCGGTGGCGCTCGGAGGCTAG
- a CDS encoding family 16 glycosylhydrolase encodes MLSRLLKTVGKNWLLVGMGSLVLGTSACSPEQEAATPETEAAVQQLAAAPIGQTIWLKACTNQQYVSADQNINANTPLVANRATAQGWEQFQVKDGGSGQVALLANSNGKYVSADPNANGQLTASKTTVGDWERFQWVSQADGTVSLLAKSTAKYVAADSNLANTQLVANRAATDCWERFSWGAVGGTPGNWVQVWSDEFDGTSLNTANWSYNTTVHVNSEQQQYTSSSQNVQVSNGTLKLIARYQPTNGYPYTSGRIESVGKREFGHSRVEARIKLPVGAGLWPAFWMLGNDINTAGWPACGELDIMENVGYGDWTSGALHGPGYYGNTPINARFYPNSPVSNFHVYRADYSSTEIKWYIDDVLLKTVTRGEVTQYGNYAYDHPFFIILNLAVGGGYPFGLNGATTPYYGVPQSTANLIAQTPQVMEVDWVRVYQWQ; translated from the coding sequence ATGCTTTCGAGACTGCTCAAGACGGTAGGAAAGAACTGGCTGCTGGTGGGAATGGGGAGCTTGGTGCTGGGCACTTCGGCCTGTAGCCCCGAGCAAGAGGCCGCCACGCCCGAGACCGAGGCGGCGGTGCAGCAGCTGGCGGCGGCGCCGATTGGCCAGACGATCTGGCTCAAGGCGTGCACCAACCAGCAGTACGTGTCGGCGGATCAGAACATCAACGCCAACACGCCGCTGGTGGCCAACCGGGCCACGGCGCAGGGCTGGGAGCAATTCCAGGTGAAGGACGGGGGCAGCGGCCAGGTGGCGCTGCTGGCCAACAGCAACGGCAAGTACGTGTCGGCGGATCCGAACGCCAACGGGCAGCTCACCGCGTCGAAGACGACAGTGGGGGATTGGGAGCGCTTTCAGTGGGTCTCCCAGGCGGATGGCACGGTGAGCCTGCTGGCCAAGTCCACCGCGAAGTACGTGGCGGCGGACTCGAACCTGGCCAACACGCAGCTGGTGGCCAACCGCGCCGCCACGGACTGCTGGGAGAGGTTCTCGTGGGGCGCGGTGGGGGGCACACCGGGCAACTGGGTGCAGGTCTGGAGCGACGAGTTCGACGGCACCAGCCTCAACACGGCGAACTGGAGCTACAACACGACGGTCCACGTGAACAGCGAGCAGCAGCAGTACACCTCGTCGTCGCAGAACGTGCAGGTGAGCAACGGCACGCTGAAGCTGATTGCGCGCTACCAGCCGACGAACGGCTACCCCTACACCTCGGGCCGCATCGAGAGCGTGGGCAAGCGCGAGTTCGGGCACAGCCGCGTCGAGGCGCGCATCAAGCTGCCGGTGGGGGCGGGGCTGTGGCCGGCGTTCTGGATGCTCGGCAATGACATCAACACGGCGGGTTGGCCGGCCTGCGGCGAGCTCGACATCATGGAGAACGTGGGCTACGGCGACTGGACGTCGGGTGCGCTGCACGGTCCGGGCTACTACGGCAACACGCCGATCAACGCTCGGTTCTACCCGAACTCCCCGGTCAGCAACTTTCACGTGTACCGCGCCGACTACTCGTCTACGGAAATCAAGTGGTACATCGACGACGTGCTGCTGAAGACGGTGACGCGAGGGGAGGTCACCCAGTACGGCAACTACGCGTATGACCACCCGTTCTTCATCATCCTGAACCTGGCGGTGGGCGGGGGCTATCCGTTCGGGCTGAACGGCGCGACGACGCCGTACTACGGCGTGCCGCAGTCTACGGCGAACCTCATCGCCCAGACGCCGCAGGTGATGGAAGTGGACTGGGTCCGCGTCTACCAATGGCAGTAG
- a CDS encoding methyltransferase family protein, with protein MDNAKPASAGVRFPPPVIMVLHLLAGVLLSRVVPLNVLPAAAHSHARGIGGALLLGGVVLLVMSMRQFTRADIDMRPWMPTAGIMDKGLYSWTRNPMYLSFAIIYLGIALLIPSEWAVLTLIPALLVIRYYVIAKEERYLEATFGEPYVRYKARVRRWL; from the coding sequence GTGGACAACGCGAAACCAGCGAGCGCGGGCGTCCGCTTCCCGCCTCCCGTGATCATGGTGTTGCACCTCCTCGCGGGGGTGTTGCTCTCGAGGGTCGTTCCGCTGAACGTCCTCCCCGCGGCGGCGCACAGCCATGCGCGTGGAATAGGAGGGGCGTTGCTCTTGGGGGGCGTGGTGCTCTTGGTGATGTCGATGCGCCAGTTCACGAGGGCGGACATCGATATGCGCCCGTGGATGCCGACCGCGGGCATCATGGACAAGGGGCTGTACAGCTGGACGCGCAACCCGATGTACCTCTCGTTCGCGATCATCTACCTGGGCATCGCGCTGCTGATCCCCAGTGAATGGGCGGTGCTCACGTTGATCCCAGCGCTGCTGGTGATTCGCTACTACGTCATCGCGAAAGAGGAGCGGTACTTGGAGGCAACGTTCGGGGAGCCCTACGTGCGCTACAAGGCGCGCGTGCGGCGCTGGCTGTAA
- a CDS encoding FHA domain-containing protein, giving the protein MAEQPIQNCEVRFQFQCPKQWDALQSTAEPGVRACSQCQKSVYFCQSAEEAAQHAQLGHCIAVPSWLSAPQDSPEEFERLQELARQHGMPAVRLRGFRPDPELLKRVGLEVARKYTVLPVGQSGSVITLALSDPTNRMAIDDVMFYTGYNVKPVVASQREILSVIDRATQEDKSHIDVGVVDERAFLNPKPTPARLSLVSEDGVEWYVHRDRFVIGRGKDCDFQPDSRILSRHHAVIVREGEDYFLEDLASTSGVWLGRERLQGRHRLGPGDEFTLADVKLRAQFRG; this is encoded by the coding sequence ATGGCCGAGCAGCCCATCCAGAACTGCGAGGTGCGCTTCCAGTTCCAGTGTCCCAAGCAGTGGGATGCCTTGCAGTCCACCGCTGAGCCCGGTGTACGCGCGTGCAGCCAGTGCCAGAAGTCCGTGTACTTCTGCCAGAGCGCCGAGGAAGCCGCCCAGCACGCTCAGCTCGGGCACTGCATCGCCGTGCCCTCCTGGCTCTCCGCGCCGCAGGACTCGCCCGAGGAGTTCGAGCGCCTTCAGGAACTGGCTCGCCAACATGGCATGCCCGCGGTCCGCTTGCGCGGCTTCAGGCCTGATCCGGAGCTTCTCAAGCGAGTGGGCCTGGAGGTGGCCCGCAAGTACACCGTGCTCCCCGTGGGCCAGTCCGGCAGTGTGATCACCCTGGCCCTGAGCGACCCCACGAACCGCATGGCCATCGACGACGTGATGTTCTACACCGGCTACAACGTGAAGCCCGTGGTGGCTTCCCAGAGAGAGATCCTCTCCGTCATTGACCGGGCCACCCAGGAGGACAAGTCCCATATCGATGTAGGCGTGGTCGATGAGCGGGCGTTCCTGAATCCGAAGCCCACGCCCGCCCGGCTCTCCCTCGTCTCGGAAGATGGCGTGGAGTGGTACGTCCACCGGGATCGCTTCGTCATCGGCCGGGGCAAGGACTGCGACTTCCAGCCGGACTCCCGCATCCTCTCGCGCCACCACGCCGTCATCGTCCGCGAGGGCGAGGACTACTTCCTCGAAGACCTGGCCTCCACCAGCGGCGTCTGGCTCGGCCGGGAGCGGCTCCAAGGGCGCCACCGTCTCGGCCCCGGCGATGAGTTCACCCTGGCCGACGTGAAGCTCCGTGCCCAGTTCCGCGGGTGA
- a CDS encoding PadR family transcriptional regulator: MPTPSSPSADAPLGTFEEQVLLAVLRTARAADGSGAYGMAVRRELEAVTGREVAIGAVYATLDRLEAKGLASSGRGETSGGNSRRVFAVTPRGARALADSREMRERLWRGVDLVPLLAGGSARGST; the protein is encoded by the coding sequence ATGCCAACACCTTCGAGCCCCTCCGCGGATGCACCTCTTGGGACCTTCGAGGAACAGGTGCTGCTGGCCGTGCTGCGAACCGCACGGGCGGCGGATGGAAGTGGCGCTTACGGCATGGCCGTCCGCCGGGAACTGGAGGCGGTGACGGGGCGCGAGGTGGCGATCGGCGCGGTGTACGCCACGCTGGATCGGCTCGAGGCGAAGGGGCTGGCCTCTTCCGGGCGAGGAGAGACGAGCGGCGGGAACTCTCGGAGGGTGTTCGCCGTGACGCCGCGAGGCGCACGGGCGTTGGCGGACTCGCGGGAGATGCGCGAGCGGCTCTGGCGCGGGGTGGATCTGGTGCCCCTGCTGGCCGGTGGGAGCGCGCGCGGGAGCACTTGA
- a CDS encoding class I SAM-dependent methyltransferase: protein MKLYEELADWWPLVSPVSHYREESDEYLRLFRSAASGPLKEVLELGSGGGNNASHLKSAFKLTLVEPSEGMRKVSCELNPECEHLPGDMRTVRLGRTFDGVFVHDAIEYMTTEEDLRAALETVSVHLRPGGVTVVAPDATRESFEPGSAVEGEDGPPDADGRARSLRYLMWTLPPEPGKSYSVVHYSLVLREKDGSVRSVLDTHHYGVFSRDTWLRLFQEVGLDARLEPRTLEGHPYDTFVAVKRR from the coding sequence ATGAAGCTCTATGAAGAGTTGGCCGACTGGTGGCCGCTGGTCTCGCCTGTGTCCCACTACCGCGAGGAGTCCGACGAGTACCTCCGGCTCTTCCGGTCCGCCGCGTCTGGGCCGCTGAAAGAGGTGCTCGAGCTGGGCAGCGGCGGCGGCAACAACGCCAGCCACCTCAAGAGTGCGTTCAAGCTCACCCTGGTGGAGCCCTCGGAGGGGATGCGCAAGGTGAGCTGCGAGCTGAATCCCGAGTGCGAGCACCTGCCCGGGGACATGCGCACCGTGCGCCTGGGACGCACGTTCGACGGTGTCTTCGTGCACGACGCCATCGAGTACATGACGACGGAGGAGGACCTGCGCGCGGCGCTGGAGACGGTCTCCGTGCACCTGCGTCCCGGCGGCGTCACCGTGGTGGCCCCGGATGCCACGCGCGAGTCCTTCGAGCCCGGCTCAGCCGTCGAAGGTGAGGACGGGCCGCCGGATGCGGATGGGCGTGCGCGCTCGCTGCGCTACCTCATGTGGACGCTTCCGCCAGAGCCGGGCAAGAGCTACAGCGTCGTCCACTACTCGCTGGTGCTCCGGGAGAAGGATGGGAGCGTCCGCTCCGTGCTCGACACGCACCACTATGGGGTGTTCTCGCGCGACACCTGGTTGCGGCTCTTCCAGGAGGTGGGGCTCGACGCGCGCCTGGAGCCGAGGACCCTCGAAGGCCATCCGTACGACACCTTCGTCGCCGTGAAGCGCCGCTAG
- a CDS encoding SdiA-regulated domain-containing protein — MPAPIASSPVEVRPSAPSSERQAELPFGPSAQVRSVLPVHSKAVKEPSGIAFHPGRGTLFVVGDHGDVAELTRDGKVLRSAKLGSRGFEGVTVGPNGRLFVLEEKKSPKLYALDPDSLKIQAEYEVDTKIHGQRIIGDDANKSAEGVCYVPEQLAFYCVNQQPPRLVKLKVPLDKKDGKAKAVEAIDLSTVIEYQASDITYDRASGHFLITESSSGEGLGWVYELTLEGKLVRKMPLPGKRAEGLALDDTGRAFIADDAGGVLCVER; from the coding sequence ATGCCCGCTCCCATCGCGTCTTCTCCCGTGGAGGTGCGGCCCAGTGCGCCCTCTTCAGAGCGTCAAGCGGAGCTGCCCTTCGGTCCGTCGGCCCAGGTGCGTTCGGTGCTGCCCGTCCACTCCAAGGCCGTGAAGGAGCCCAGCGGCATCGCCTTCCACCCAGGCCGCGGCACGCTCTTCGTGGTGGGTGACCACGGGGATGTGGCCGAGCTCACGCGGGACGGGAAGGTGCTGCGCAGTGCCAAGCTCGGGAGCCGGGGATTCGAGGGCGTCACGGTGGGCCCCAACGGCCGGCTCTTCGTCCTCGAGGAGAAGAAGTCTCCGAAGCTCTACGCGCTTGATCCGGACTCGCTCAAGATCCAGGCGGAGTACGAGGTGGACACGAAGATCCACGGCCAGCGGATCATCGGCGATGACGCGAACAAGAGCGCCGAGGGCGTGTGCTACGTGCCCGAGCAGCTCGCGTTCTACTGCGTCAATCAGCAGCCGCCCCGGTTGGTGAAGCTCAAGGTGCCGCTCGACAAGAAGGACGGCAAGGCCAAGGCGGTGGAGGCCATCGACCTGTCCACAGTCATTGAGTACCAGGCCTCGGACATCACCTATGACCGGGCGTCGGGCCACTTCCTGATCACCGAGTCCAGCAGTGGCGAGGGCTTGGGGTGGGTCTATGAGCTGACCCTGGAGGGGAAGTTGGTGCGGAAGATGCCCCTCCCCGGCAAGCGCGCCGAGGGACTGGCACTCGATGACACCGGGCGGGCGTTCATCGCCGACGATGCAGGCGGAGTGCTCTGCGTGGAACGCTGA
- a CDS encoding S1/P1 nuclease: MKQHQAVKGFLAATLTFWASQAHAWRETGHWAACEIAYNNVSAITRARLDALMGPEFAQQCTWPDMVRGESSPWKFTAKWHFADIHDHADYFDKGVVSEEGDPVRSILIALDMLRASATPDEMKRTWVRFLGHVVGDLHQPLHVGRPDDQGGNKGYEVSWYGVSSYEYPEILRASPRAECVGSNIWFEPITGECVEAKVQQKPVNLHAVWDFHMIDQFVHHLPEVPGDSVHRHKAYAKAVSRKMPVSQWQSIVHTLPIDWMNESRIDRATAYSAVPRQTLGDVYYTQGIVVANERVLYAGLRLAYLLDRVFDPSVEQEYPAALRQREDTLRARITETHGWGPYEGIEQKFRAASSVEQKRDTNSPPAVPVQPSM, from the coding sequence ATGAAGCAGCACCAGGCTGTGAAGGGGTTCCTCGCCGCAACTCTGACCTTCTGGGCGTCGCAGGCTCACGCGTGGCGTGAGACGGGGCACTGGGCGGCGTGCGAGATTGCCTACAACAATGTCTCGGCCATCACGCGGGCCCGGCTGGATGCCCTTATGGGACCCGAGTTCGCCCAGCAGTGCACGTGGCCGGACATGGTGCGCGGCGAGTCGAGCCCGTGGAAGTTCACCGCCAAGTGGCACTTCGCGGACATCCACGACCACGCGGACTACTTCGACAAGGGCGTCGTGAGTGAGGAGGGCGATCCCGTGCGCTCCATCCTCATCGCGCTCGACATGCTGCGCGCCTCCGCCACCCCGGATGAGATGAAGCGCACCTGGGTGCGGTTTCTCGGGCACGTGGTGGGGGATCTGCACCAGCCCCTGCACGTGGGACGGCCGGATGATCAGGGGGGCAACAAGGGCTATGAGGTGAGCTGGTACGGTGTGTCCTCGTACGAGTATCCCGAGATTCTGCGCGCCTCGCCCCGGGCGGAGTGTGTGGGCAGCAACATCTGGTTCGAGCCCATCACCGGCGAGTGCGTGGAGGCCAAGGTGCAGCAGAAGCCCGTCAACCTCCATGCTGTGTGGGACTTCCACATGATCGACCAGTTCGTGCACCACCTGCCGGAGGTGCCCGGTGACTCCGTTCATCGTCACAAGGCGTACGCGAAGGCGGTCTCCCGGAAGATGCCCGTGAGCCAGTGGCAGAGCATCGTCCACACGCTGCCCATCGACTGGATGAACGAGAGCCGCATCGACCGCGCGACCGCTTACAGTGCCGTCCCGAGGCAGACGCTGGGGGATGTGTACTATACGCAGGGCATCGTCGTGGCCAATGAGCGAGTTCTCTACGCGGGCCTGCGCTTGGCGTATCTGCTCGATCGGGTGTTCGACCCCAGCGTCGAGCAGGAGTATCCTGCGGCGCTGCGGCAGCGTGAGGATACGCTGCGGGCCCGGATCACTGAGACTCATGGCTGGGGCCCCTACGAGGGGATCGAGCAGAAGTTCCGCGCCGCTTCGAGTGTGGAGCAGAAGCGCGACACGAACTCGCCCCCCGCGGTGCCTGTCCAGCCCAGCATGTAG
- a CDS encoding tetratricopeptide repeat protein produces MVQSELYRRGYEQLKAGNYEEAKRLFRENEEKAGTAAETKSLLRQAETLLAKGDVNAAAALYEKLLERNPGLPEVYLGLTRISLFTGQRDAARVHATAATRLGPEQGLAWALLGMVHEAEGDMPTALQHLKKASEVSPSVFLCQFNYGRVLAAAGRPAEGIVPLKRATELEPNNPDGFYTLGILFKQARQYENALKAFEKAKDLAPKNVDAWATLADVLFEVKEFQAARDILDRGLAACGDHPALLEKALATAMMLSDAEGAIGYVERELKVVPNHEQGWLNLAHLLLLTKDFDKSEQAARELLQRNPKNWEAWFHLGNLYEAVPAEAKAEEAYRKAIELAPDSWKPLANLAGLFIQMDSRAKNSEAIPLLEQAQMLAPKGEWRVQYNLALGYTKLGKRERALELARKIQREAPASDPMVAEARKLESNLLEAAARH; encoded by the coding sequence ATGGTCCAGAGCGAACTCTACCGACGTGGCTACGAGCAGCTGAAGGCAGGCAACTACGAGGAGGCGAAGCGTCTCTTCCGGGAGAACGAGGAGAAGGCCGGCACCGCCGCCGAGACCAAGTCCTTGTTGCGCCAGGCGGAGACGCTGCTCGCCAAGGGCGACGTCAACGCCGCCGCAGCGCTCTACGAGAAGCTCCTGGAGCGCAACCCGGGTCTGCCCGAAGTCTACCTCGGGCTGACCCGCATCAGCCTCTTCACCGGCCAGCGGGACGCGGCGCGGGTGCACGCCACCGCGGCCACCCGGCTCGGGCCGGAGCAAGGCCTGGCCTGGGCCCTGCTCGGCATGGTGCACGAGGCGGAGGGAGACATGCCCACCGCCCTGCAGCACCTGAAGAAGGCCTCGGAGGTATCGCCCTCGGTCTTCCTGTGCCAGTTCAACTACGGCCGGGTGCTGGCCGCGGCCGGCCGCCCCGCCGAGGGCATCGTCCCGCTCAAGCGCGCCACCGAGCTGGAGCCGAACAACCCGGACGGCTTCTACACGCTCGGCATCCTCTTCAAGCAGGCCCGCCAGTACGAGAACGCGCTCAAGGCCTTCGAGAAGGCGAAGGATCTGGCCCCCAAGAACGTGGACGCCTGGGCCACGCTCGCGGACGTGCTCTTCGAGGTGAAGGAGTTCCAGGCGGCGCGCGACATCCTGGACCGGGGCCTCGCGGCCTGCGGAGACCATCCGGCGCTGCTGGAGAAGGCGCTGGCCACGGCGATGATGCTCTCGGATGCCGAGGGTGCCATCGGCTACGTGGAGCGCGAGCTCAAGGTGGTGCCGAACCACGAGCAGGGCTGGCTCAACCTGGCCCACCTGCTGCTGCTCACCAAGGACTTCGACAAGAGCGAGCAAGCGGCGCGCGAGCTGCTCCAGCGCAACCCGAAGAACTGGGAGGCGTGGTTCCACCTGGGCAACCTCTACGAGGCCGTCCCCGCCGAGGCGAAGGCCGAGGAGGCCTACCGCAAGGCCATCGAGCTGGCCCCCGACAGCTGGAAGCCCCTGGCCAACCTCGCCGGGCTCTTCATCCAGATGGACTCGCGCGCCAAGAACTCCGAGGCCATTCCCCTGCTGGAGCAGGCGCAGATGCTCGCGCCCAAGGGCGAGTGGCGCGTGCAGTACAACCTGGCGCTCGGCTACACCAAGCTCGGCAAGCGCGAGCGCGCCCTGGAGCTCGCCCGGAAGATCCAGCGCGAAGCCCCCGCCAGCGACCCCATGGTCGCCGAGGCCCGCAAGCTGGAGTCCAACCTGCTCGAGGCGGCCGCACGCCACTGA
- a CDS encoding TolB family protein, producing the protein MPAGVTAGSPRFSPDGQRLSFNHNAGSPSLAVIGRDGKNLQVLSDRCDTFCESAWHPTSGELFFSRDEAVNAVASTGGTPRQVIKPFQAPKGLDVSADGQYLGYQAYDVVLLKLADNTKREIASQSNVYGLRFSPDGKKLLYRDFSNDDIRIRSLESDTTTTALDTSNYLSSADWFPDGNQLAAVTDEGLELITLNGSGAPTRKLLKQGTAFKDVDVSPDGKAIAYAVNGQRSLFVLTGF; encoded by the coding sequence ATGCCCGCGGGCGTGACGGCGGGCTCGCCGCGCTTCTCGCCAGATGGGCAGCGGCTGTCGTTCAACCACAACGCGGGGTCGCCCTCGCTGGCGGTCATCGGCCGGGATGGGAAGAACCTCCAGGTGCTCTCGGACCGGTGCGACACCTTCTGCGAGAGCGCGTGGCACCCCACCAGCGGGGAGCTCTTCTTCTCGCGCGACGAGGCGGTGAACGCGGTGGCGTCCACGGGAGGCACTCCCCGCCAGGTCATCAAGCCGTTCCAGGCGCCCAAGGGCCTCGACGTGTCCGCGGACGGCCAGTACCTGGGGTACCAGGCGTATGACGTGGTGCTGCTCAAGCTGGCGGACAACACGAAGCGGGAGATCGCCTCGCAGAGCAACGTGTACGGGCTGCGCTTCTCTCCGGATGGGAAGAAGCTGCTCTACCGGGACTTCTCCAACGACGACATCCGGATTCGCAGTCTGGAGAGCGACACGACGACGACGGCGCTCGACACGAGCAACTACCTGAGCTCGGCGGACTGGTTCCCGGATGGCAACCAGCTCGCGGCCGTGACCGACGAGGGCCTGGAGCTGATCACGCTCAACGGCAGCGGGGCGCCGACGCGCAAGCTGCTGAAGCAGGGCACGGCCTTCAAGGATGTGGACGTGTCCCCGGACGGCAAGGCCATTGCCTACGCCGTCAACGGGCAGCGCTCCCTCTTCGTGCTCACCGGCTTCTGA